Proteins from one Bradyrhizobium amphicarpaeae genomic window:
- a CDS encoding SulP family inorganic anion transporter, with product MPHDAHAKRSWPLFRSLASYSLPGDLMAGLTLAAIAIPEQMATARLGGFAPQIGFFAFMAGSLGFALLGGNRFLSCGADSTITPIFAGGLAALAAAGTPEYQGLAIALAMMVGAMMLAGGAFRLGVIANLLSMPVMVGFLAGISVHIIVSQLPGVLGLQSPGGPTLDRIGALASEIGLSNPFTLCIGFGVLALIFIFERISAKIPGALIGLVAATLGTIALDLESKGVYVVGSVPGTLPRPTFPELAPELWLRLVPLAFVVTVVVMVQTAATTQSFPSDPDTPADVDRDFLGAGAGSVLAGLFGAFPVNASPPRTGIVAETGGQSQLAGLAAAAIVLVLLAFGTGLLQHVPDAALGGILLFVALRIIRFRQIVTIYRQSFSEFLLIVATAALIIVLPIQQGAFLGIVLSLLHGIWSTTRARLVEFERVPGTTIWWPAHPHITGERVEGVAVIGLQAPLSFLNAPGFRNDVTKVLTTTPQLLVLEASGMVEIDFTAAQILLDVFKACGEQGVTVAMARLESVRAQDAFERFRLFDALPREHVFYSVDEAVRKLAK from the coding sequence ATGCCGCACGACGCACACGCCAAGCGATCCTGGCCGCTCTTCCGCTCGCTTGCGTCGTACTCCCTGCCCGGCGACCTCATGGCGGGACTGACGCTGGCCGCGATCGCGATTCCCGAGCAGATGGCCACAGCTCGGCTCGGCGGCTTCGCGCCGCAGATCGGCTTCTTCGCATTCATGGCGGGTTCGCTCGGCTTCGCACTGCTGGGCGGCAACCGCTTCCTGTCCTGCGGCGCCGATTCCACGATCACGCCGATCTTCGCCGGCGGGCTCGCGGCGCTGGCCGCCGCCGGGACGCCTGAGTATCAGGGCCTTGCGATTGCGCTGGCGATGATGGTCGGGGCCATGATGCTGGCCGGCGGCGCCTTTCGCCTCGGCGTCATCGCAAACCTCTTGTCAATGCCGGTCATGGTGGGCTTCCTCGCCGGCATTTCCGTCCATATCATCGTCTCGCAATTGCCGGGCGTGCTCGGCTTGCAATCGCCGGGCGGACCGACGCTCGATCGCATCGGCGCGCTCGCAAGCGAGATCGGCCTCAGCAACCCATTCACGCTGTGCATCGGATTCGGTGTGCTCGCCTTGATCTTCATCTTCGAAAGGATCAGCGCGAAAATTCCAGGCGCGCTGATCGGGCTCGTCGCCGCGACGCTGGGCACGATTGCGCTCGACCTGGAGAGCAAGGGCGTCTACGTCGTCGGCAGCGTGCCGGGCACGCTGCCTCGGCCGACCTTTCCCGAACTGGCACCGGAGCTGTGGTTGCGCCTCGTGCCGCTCGCCTTCGTCGTCACGGTCGTGGTGATGGTGCAGACCGCGGCGACGACGCAGTCGTTCCCGTCCGATCCCGACACACCCGCCGACGTTGACCGCGACTTCCTCGGCGCCGGCGCCGGTAGCGTGCTCGCCGGTCTGTTCGGCGCGTTTCCGGTCAATGCGAGCCCGCCGCGCACCGGCATCGTCGCCGAGACCGGAGGGCAATCGCAACTCGCGGGCCTTGCCGCCGCGGCCATCGTGCTGGTGTTGCTCGCATTCGGCACCGGACTGCTGCAACACGTGCCGGATGCGGCCCTCGGCGGCATCCTCCTGTTCGTGGCGCTACGCATCATCCGCTTCAGGCAGATCGTGACGATCTACCGCCAGTCGTTCAGCGAATTCCTGCTGATCGTCGCCACCGCCGCTCTGATCATCGTGCTGCCGATCCAGCAGGGCGCGTTCCTCGGAATCGTGCTGTCGCTGTTGCACGGCATCTGGAGCACGACGCGCGCGCGGCTGGTCGAGTTCGAGCGGGTCCCCGGCACGACGATCTGGTGGCCGGCGCATCCGCACATCACCGGCGAGCGCGTCGAAGGCGTCGCCGTGATCGGACTGCAGGCGCCGCTGTCCTTCCTCAACGCGCCGGGTTTTCGCAACGACGTGACCAAGGTGCTCACGACGACGCCGCAACTGCTGGTGTTGGAGGCGAGCGGCATGGTCGAGATCGACTTCACCGCCGCGCAGATCCTGCTGGATGTCTTCAAGGCGTGCGGCGAGCAAGGCGTCACGGTGGCGATGGCACGATTGGAATCGGTGCGTGCGCAGGATGCGTTCGAGCGCTTCAGGCTGTTCGACGCCCTGCCCCGCGAGCACGTCTTCTATAGTGTGGATGAAGCGGTACGGAAGTTGGCGAAGTAA
- a CDS encoding thioesterase family protein — MPETAASAPKAEPFRASIMQIEPQWIDYNGHLNMAYYNVMFDRAIDQLWAELGIGPAYMKERGGSTFTAECHVRYLREIHLGDPVQILVWLLEADDKRLHTFEELRHAEEGWLSATSENMSLHMDMNARRVAPFPPDISVRIAEVTKAHSAVPRPEGIGRNVAMPSKR, encoded by the coding sequence ATGCCGGAGACTGCCGCCTCAGCGCCGAAAGCCGAGCCGTTCCGCGCCTCGATCATGCAGATCGAGCCGCAATGGATCGACTATAACGGCCATCTCAACATGGCCTATTACAACGTGATGTTCGACCGCGCGATCGACCAGCTCTGGGCCGAGCTCGGGATCGGGCCGGCCTACATGAAGGAACGCGGCGGTTCGACCTTCACCGCCGAATGCCATGTGCGGTATTTGCGCGAAATCCACCTCGGCGATCCCGTGCAGATCCTGGTCTGGCTGCTGGAGGCCGACGACAAGCGGCTGCATACGTTCGAGGAGTTGCGGCATGCGGAGGAAGGCTGGCTGTCGGCAACGTCCGAGAACATGTCGCTGCACATGGACATGAACGCGCGGCGCGTCGCGCCGTTTCCGCCGGATATCAGCGTACGCATCGCTGAAGTCACCAAGGCCCATAGCGCCGTCCCGCGGCCCGAGGGCATCGGCCGGAACGTGGCGATGCCCTCGAAGCGGTGA
- a CDS encoding NAD-dependent epimerase/dehydratase family protein has protein sequence MALVLVTGGSGFIGHHLVEALRARGQRVRVLDVRAPAAANADVEYVHGSVLDGAAVDAAIAGVDQVYHLAGLPGMWVANKQDFHDVNFRGTEVVLAAAMKRGVSRFLHCSTESILFPYSDLKGVAAEEALQPADAMPGAYTRSKSLAEHHAAKAAASGFPLVIGTPTMPIGAADHNLTPPTAMLWYFLQKKVQPHLNFLVNLVDVRDVAMGLVLTMERGRIGQRYILGGDCVPLGNILRMMSAMSGRRQYPIVVPGRIAELSAIMLEYISDHVTRRPPNGTAEGVRIALAASDLSIGKARNELGYSPRPIEPVLRETITHLLARNGQQPSGALQHRALSSRAS, from the coding sequence ATGGCTCTCGTACTGGTTACCGGTGGCAGTGGCTTCATCGGACATCACCTCGTCGAAGCGCTCCGCGCCCGTGGGCAGCGGGTGCGCGTGCTCGACGTCCGCGCGCCCGCCGCGGCGAACGCCGATGTCGAATACGTCCACGGTTCGGTGCTGGATGGTGCGGCGGTCGACGCTGCGATCGCCGGCGTAGACCAAGTCTATCACCTTGCCGGCCTGCCCGGCATGTGGGTTGCCAACAAGCAGGACTTTCACGACGTCAATTTCCGCGGCACCGAGGTGGTGCTCGCAGCCGCGATGAAGCGCGGCGTGTCACGCTTCCTGCACTGCTCGACGGAATCGATCCTGTTCCCGTATTCCGACCTCAAGGGCGTCGCCGCCGAAGAGGCGCTGCAGCCGGCCGACGCGATGCCCGGTGCCTATACGCGGTCGAAGTCGCTCGCCGAGCATCATGCCGCGAAAGCGGCGGCCAGCGGCTTTCCGCTCGTGATCGGCACGCCGACCATGCCGATCGGCGCGGCCGACCACAACCTGACACCGCCGACGGCGATGCTGTGGTACTTCCTCCAGAAGAAGGTGCAGCCGCACCTCAACTTCCTGGTCAACCTCGTCGATGTCCGCGACGTGGCCATGGGCCTCGTGCTGACCATGGAGCGCGGCCGCATCGGCCAGCGCTACATCCTCGGCGGCGACTGCGTCCCGCTCGGCAACATCCTGCGGATGATGTCGGCGATGAGCGGCCGCCGGCAGTATCCGATCGTCGTGCCCGGCAGGATCGCCGAACTCTCCGCGATCATGCTGGAATACATCTCCGACCACGTCACGCGCCGGCCGCCCAACGGCACCGCCGAGGGCGTCCGCATCGCGCTCGCCGCGAGCGACCTCTCGATCGGCAAGGCGCGCAACGAGCTCGGCTATTCGCCGCGTCCGATCGAGCCAGTCCTGCGCGAAACCATCACCCATCTGCTCGCCCGCAACGGCCAGCAGCCCTCCGGCGCCCTCCAGCATCGCGCGCTCTCTTCGCGCGCGAGCTAA
- a CDS encoding OmpA family protein encodes MRASRLFIAGIAVVLGLALLTGAADAQTAAPTRDDIVGKLNHFEEAAEVDLSALKQQVMERAKARIKNDPGPVNRPPIAPDLAKLPAFNAQIQFDADTPIIQPASYQTVGRIADALVHSSLLPYTFLIVGHVESNSKTREANAILSQRRADAIRDVLVNTFKISTKRLHPIGLGEEQFLDRAKPTSAVNGQLQILTYAKVPEEAPARPATAPAPAAKKPAKKR; translated from the coding sequence ATGCGCGCGAGCAGGCTCTTCATTGCCGGAATTGCGGTCGTGCTCGGCCTTGCTTTGCTCACGGGCGCGGCCGACGCCCAGACGGCGGCGCCGACCCGCGACGACATCGTCGGCAAGCTCAACCATTTCGAAGAAGCTGCCGAGGTCGACCTTTCCGCGCTGAAGCAGCAGGTGATGGAGCGCGCCAAGGCCAGGATCAAGAACGACCCCGGTCCGGTGAACCGGCCGCCGATCGCGCCTGACCTCGCCAAGCTGCCGGCCTTCAACGCGCAGATCCAGTTCGACGCCGACACGCCGATCATCCAGCCGGCCTCCTACCAGACCGTCGGCCGCATCGCAGACGCGCTGGTTCATTCCTCGCTGCTGCCCTACACGTTCCTGATCGTCGGCCACGTCGAATCCAACTCGAAGACGCGCGAGGCCAACGCGATCCTGAGCCAGCGCCGCGCCGACGCGATCCGCGACGTGCTGGTGAACACGTTCAAGATCTCGACCAAGCGGCTGCATCCGATCGGCCTCGGCGAGGAGCAGTTTCTCGACCGGGCCAAGCCGACCTCGGCCGTCAACGGCCAGTTGCAAATCCTGACCTATGCCAAGGTGCCCGAGGAGGCGCCGGCGCGTCCGGCTACGGCGCCCGCGCCTGCGGCGAAAAAGCCCGCCAAGAAGCGCTGA
- a CDS encoding FAD-binding oxidoreductase, whose amino-acid sequence MGTIITNNPPRPEPKALASALEQLAARFGNRLITSQAVREQHGHTTTWIPNQPPDGVVMAQETADIQDVVRICAKNRVPVIAFGTGTSLEGQVNAPAGGISIDLRDMNKVLAVHAEDLDCVIQPGVTRKALNEHLRDQGLFFPIDPGADASLGGMASTRASGTNAVRYGTMRDSVLALKVVRGDGEIITTGTRAKKSSAGYDLTHLFVGAEGTLGIISELTIRLRGIPETIAAGAVSFESVHGACQAVILAIQTGIPVARIELLNAAQVKACNAYSKLTLPETPLLLMEFHGSEIEVAEQSKAFGEIARDCGGGDFSWTTKPEDRTKLWQARHDAYWSVKALRPGDSIGVVATDVCVPISRLADCVSETEEDLKRLNLLSPIVGHVGDGNFHCSLVCDTNDAAEMARGEEFMHRLVERAQAMDGTCTGEHGIGQGKQKYLKAELGPEAIEAMRALKAALDPLNILNPGKIVPEA is encoded by the coding sequence GTGGGCACGATCATCACCAATAATCCGCCGCGGCCGGAGCCGAAAGCCCTCGCGAGCGCGCTGGAGCAGCTTGCCGCACGCTTCGGCAACCGCCTCATCACCTCGCAGGCCGTCCGCGAGCAGCACGGCCATACCACCACCTGGATCCCGAACCAGCCGCCGGATGGCGTGGTGATGGCGCAGGAGACCGCCGACATCCAGGACGTGGTGCGGATCTGCGCCAAAAATCGCGTCCCCGTCATTGCCTTTGGTACCGGCACCTCGCTCGAGGGCCAGGTCAACGCGCCCGCCGGCGGTATCTCGATCGACCTGCGCGACATGAACAAGGTGCTCGCGGTGCATGCCGAGGACCTCGACTGCGTGATCCAGCCCGGCGTCACCCGCAAGGCGCTGAACGAGCACCTGCGCGACCAGGGCCTGTTCTTCCCGATCGATCCCGGCGCGGACGCCTCGCTCGGCGGCATGGCCTCGACCCGCGCCTCCGGCACCAACGCGGTGCGCTACGGCACCATGCGCGATAGCGTGCTGGCGCTGAAGGTGGTACGCGGCGACGGCGAGATCATCACGACCGGCACGCGCGCCAAGAAGTCATCGGCGGGCTACGACCTCACCCATCTGTTCGTCGGCGCCGAAGGCACGCTCGGCATCATCTCGGAATTGACCATCCGTCTCCGCGGCATCCCCGAGACGATCGCAGCCGGCGCGGTGTCGTTCGAGAGCGTGCACGGGGCCTGCCAAGCCGTGATCCTGGCGATCCAGACCGGCATTCCCGTGGCGCGCATCGAGCTGCTCAATGCTGCACAGGTGAAGGCCTGCAACGCCTATTCGAAGCTGACGCTGCCGGAGACGCCGCTGCTGCTGATGGAATTCCACGGCAGCGAGATCGAGGTCGCCGAGCAGTCCAAGGCCTTCGGCGAGATCGCCAGGGATTGCGGCGGCGGCGATTTCTCCTGGACCACCAAGCCCGAGGACCGCACCAAGCTGTGGCAGGCGCGGCACGACGCCTATTGGTCGGTGAAGGCGCTGCGGCCCGGCGACAGCATCGGCGTGGTCGCGACCGACGTCTGCGTGCCGATCTCGCGGCTGGCCGATTGCGTCAGCGAAACCGAAGAGGATCTCAAGCGCCTCAACTTGCTGTCGCCGATCGTCGGCCATGTCGGCGACGGCAATTTCCATTGCTCACTCGTGTGCGACACCAACGACGCCGCCGAGATGGCGCGCGGCGAGGAGTTCATGCATCGCCTGGTCGAGCGCGCGCAGGCGATGGACGGCACCTGCACCGGCGAGCACGGCATCGGCCAGGGCAAGCAGAAATATCTCAAGGCGGAATTGGGGCCCGAGGCCATCGAGGCAATGCGGGCGCTGAAGGCAGCGCTCGATCCGCTCAACATCCTCAACCCCGGCAAGATCGTGCCGGAGGCGTAG
- a CDS encoding DUF1328 domain-containing protein, with product MLGWVVTFLVIALIAGILGFGGIAGASIEIAKIIFFIAVVLFLVSAVVGLARGRNRV from the coding sequence ATGCTTGGCTGGGTTGTGACATTTCTGGTTATCGCATTGATCGCCGGCATCCTGGGCTTCGGCGGCATTGCCGGCGCTTCGATCGAGATCGCCAAGATCATCTTCTTCATCGCGGTCGTTCTGTTCCTGGTCTCGGCCGTGGTCGGCCTGGCCCGCGGTCGCAACAGGGTCTAG
- a CDS encoding type II toxin-antitoxin system HicB family antitoxin yields the protein MAHYIAIIEDTDPDAVSLWFPDLPGCISGGDDVEEALESASEALAFYAQELMADGRELPPPRTLDELKADPDVADDLRNHTVALIEWPPAADAE from the coding sequence ATGGCTCATTACATCGCCATCATCGAGGACACCGATCCCGACGCTGTCAGCCTCTGGTTTCCCGACCTGCCGGGCTGCATTTCAGGCGGCGATGATGTCGAGGAGGCCCTGGAGAGTGCGTCCGAGGCGCTCGCGTTCTATGCGCAGGAGCTGATGGCGGACGGCCGCGAGCTTCCCCCACCGCGCACGCTGGACGAGCTCAAGGCCGACCCTGATGTGGCCGACGACCTCAGAAATCATACCGTGGCCCTGATCGAATGGCCGCCTGCCGCGGATGCCGAGTGA
- a CDS encoding DUF962 domain-containing protein has product MGGYFQRQLAVYVEYHRDPRNTAMHVVGILLLFTGAVMPLTLVRLPLFGFDVSLAVILALPVLMYWLLLDVALGIGILAVSIALFSVATTVAAQVGTATMWAIFAALVVLGLAAQAIGHKVFEGREASLFTFPSHLLLGPMFVMAKLFIALGFRRDLAAILAPLPTNSLSTR; this is encoded by the coding sequence ATGGGTGGCTATTTTCAGCGCCAACTTGCCGTTTATGTCGAGTACCATCGCGATCCCCGGAACACGGCGATGCATGTGGTCGGCATTCTGCTGTTGTTCACCGGCGCCGTGATGCCGCTGACGCTGGTCAGGCTGCCGCTGTTCGGTTTCGATGTCAGCCTCGCCGTGATCCTGGCCTTGCCTGTCCTGATGTATTGGCTGCTGCTCGATGTGGCGCTCGGGATCGGCATTCTGGCGGTCTCGATCGCGCTGTTTTCGGTTGCGACGACCGTTGCGGCGCAAGTCGGCACCGCGACGATGTGGGCGATTTTCGCCGCGCTGGTGGTGCTCGGCCTCGCCGCGCAGGCCATCGGCCACAAGGTTTTCGAGGGTCGCGAAGCCTCGTTGTTCACTTTTCCTTCGCATCTTTTGCTTGGACCGATGTTCGTGATGGCGAAATTGTTCATCGCACTGGGCTTCCGTCGCGACCTTGCCGCGATTCTGGCGCCTCTTCCGACCAATTCCCTTTCAACCCGATAG
- a CDS encoding methyltransferase family protein codes for MSFDFSKLLSVAWGGWTTAWPTELLALLWLAFLASWVGASFWQGQTKKQVMTLESQRFRLPILVGGILYTPWVAEILGWKPLWVLGNTGIAIAAILSAAGIAFAWWGRLHLGKFWSDAITQKEDHRVIDTGPYGFVRHPIYTGLIFGMLVTGVAIGLVTTILGAILISLGMWQKGRMEEVFLSKELGEDAYGTYCRRVPMLIPFLSPR; via the coding sequence ATGTCCTTCGATTTCAGCAAGCTTCTCTCTGTGGCCTGGGGTGGCTGGACCACGGCCTGGCCGACCGAACTCCTGGCCTTGCTCTGGCTGGCATTCCTCGCCAGTTGGGTCGGCGCCTCGTTCTGGCAAGGGCAGACCAAGAAGCAGGTCATGACGCTGGAGTCGCAGCGCTTTCGCTTGCCGATCCTGGTCGGCGGCATCCTGTACACGCCGTGGGTCGCGGAGATCCTGGGCTGGAAGCCGCTCTGGGTGCTCGGCAACACCGGCATCGCCATTGCCGCGATCCTCTCGGCCGCCGGCATTGCCTTCGCCTGGTGGGGCCGGCTGCATCTCGGAAAATTCTGGTCTGACGCCATCACCCAGAAGGAAGACCACCGCGTCATCGACACCGGGCCTTACGGCTTCGTACGCCACCCCATCTACACGGGGCTGATCTTCGGCATGTTGGTGACCGGGGTAGCGATCGGCCTGGTGACGACGATCCTGGGTGCGATCCTCATCTCGCTCGGCATGTGGCAGAAGGGTCGGATGGAAGAGGTGTTCCTGTCCAAGGAGCTCGGCGAAGACGCCTACGGCACCTATTGCCGCCGCGTCCCGATGCTCATCCCGTTCCTGTCGCCGCGGTAA
- a CDS encoding ATP-dependent helicase — MIRMTEPSKITTQTVPDHQPAAGGIAARARASVGPKYLSGLNPEQREAVETLDGPVLVLAGAGTGKTRVLTTRIAHILSQGRARPAEILSVTFTNKAAREMKHRLGQMLGHAVEGMPWLGTFHSIGGRILRAHAELAQLKSNFTVLDTDDQVRLLKQLLQADNIDDKRWPARMLAGLIDGWKNRGLTPSQVPAGEAAIFANGKGGKLYASYQERLKILNAADFGDLLLEDIRIFREHPDILRQYQQRFKFILVDEYQDTNVAQYLWLRLLSQAPSSSSSLPGLTRPSINSSQDGSPGLDASRRPGDDEQDHATPVAAGEKPHVKNICCVGDDDQSIYGWRGAEVDNILRFDHDFPGAKVIRLERNYRSTGHILAAASHLIAHNEGRLGKTLRTEDQDGEKVTVTGSWDSEEEARGIGEEIEQIQRKGEKLNEVAILVRASYQMREFEDRFVTLGLPYRVIGGPRFYERAEIRDALAYLRVINSPADDLAFERIVNVPKRGLGDATVQMLHDHARKRRIPLFEAARAVIETDELKPKARGSLRDVVTQFDRWRAQREVTAHTDLAQIVLDESGYTEMWQKDRSADAAGRLENLKELVRSMEEFENLQGFLEHISLVMDRDSGADEDAVSLMTLHSAKGLEFDNVFLPGWEEGLFPSQRTLDEQGRAGLEEERRLGHVGLTRARRRAMIYFATNRRIHGTWSTTIPSRFLDELPAANVEITESKGGSAWGGTGGYGASRFDDMEAFGSTYSTPGWQRAQANRNRGGGRNGGGGSGGFEEEAATFSSSSPGPDFGSFSPRRRGPLTIEGELVAKSTGTTSDFSLSDRVFHQKFGYGHVTKIDGNKLTIHFDKAGEKKVVDSFVQRA; from the coding sequence ATGATTCGCATGACAGAGCCAAGCAAAATCACGACCCAGACCGTCCCCGATCACCAGCCTGCAGCCGGCGGCATCGCCGCGCGTGCGCGCGCCTCGGTGGGCCCGAAATATCTCTCCGGGCTCAATCCGGAGCAGCGCGAGGCCGTGGAGACGCTGGATGGCCCGGTCCTGGTGCTGGCCGGTGCCGGCACCGGCAAGACGCGCGTGCTGACCACGCGGATCGCCCATATCCTGAGCCAGGGCCGCGCCCGCCCCGCCGAGATCCTGTCGGTGACCTTCACCAACAAGGCCGCGCGCGAGATGAAGCACCGCCTCGGCCAGATGCTCGGTCACGCCGTCGAGGGCATGCCGTGGCTCGGCACCTTCCATTCCATCGGCGGCCGTATCCTGCGGGCCCATGCCGAGCTGGCACAGCTCAAATCGAACTTCACCGTGCTCGACACCGACGACCAGGTGCGGCTGCTGAAGCAGTTGCTGCAGGCCGACAACATCGACGACAAGCGCTGGCCGGCACGCATGCTCGCCGGCCTGATCGACGGCTGGAAGAACCGCGGCCTGACGCCGTCGCAGGTGCCGGCCGGAGAAGCCGCGATCTTTGCCAACGGCAAGGGCGGCAAGCTCTATGCGAGTTATCAGGAGCGGCTGAAGATCTTGAACGCGGCCGATTTCGGCGACCTGCTGCTCGAGGACATCCGCATCTTCCGTGAGCACCCGGATATTCTGCGGCAGTACCAGCAGCGCTTCAAATTCATCCTGGTCGACGAATATCAGGACACCAACGTCGCGCAATATCTGTGGCTGCGGCTGCTGTCGCAGGCGCCGTCGTCCAGTTCGTCATTGCCGGGCCTGACCCGGCCATCCATCAACTCTTCGCAAGATGGATCACCGGGTCTGGACGCTTCGCGTCGGCCCGGTGACGACGAGCAAGATCATGCGACGCCCGTCGCCGCCGGCGAAAAGCCCCACGTCAAGAACATCTGCTGCGTCGGCGACGACGACCAGTCGATCTATGGCTGGCGCGGTGCCGAGGTCGACAACATCCTGCGCTTCGACCACGATTTCCCCGGCGCCAAGGTCATTCGCCTCGAGCGCAACTACCGCTCGACCGGCCACATCCTCGCCGCCGCATCGCATCTGATCGCGCACAATGAAGGCCGGCTCGGCAAGACGCTACGCACCGAGGACCAGGACGGTGAGAAGGTCACCGTGACGGGCTCGTGGGATTCGGAAGAGGAAGCGCGCGGCATCGGCGAGGAGATCGAGCAGATCCAGCGCAAGGGCGAGAAGCTCAACGAGGTCGCCATTCTCGTGCGCGCCTCCTACCAGATGCGCGAGTTCGAAGACCGCTTCGTCACGCTCGGCCTGCCCTACCGCGTCATCGGCGGCCCCCGCTTCTACGAGCGCGCCGAAATCCGCGACGCGCTGGCTTACTTGCGCGTCATCAATTCGCCGGCCGACGACCTCGCCTTCGAGCGCATCGTCAACGTGCCCAAGCGTGGCCTCGGCGATGCCACCGTGCAGATGCTGCACGACCACGCCCGCAAACGCCGCATTCCCTTGTTCGAGGCGGCGCGCGCGGTGATCGAGACCGACGAGCTGAAGCCGAAGGCGCGCGGGTCCTTGCGCGACGTCGTCACCCAGTTCGACCGCTGGCGCGCCCAGCGCGAGGTCACCGCCCACACCGACCTCGCCCAGATCGTGCTCGACGAGAGCGGCTATACCGAGATGTGGCAGAAGGACCGTTCGGCCGACGCCGCGGGCCGGCTGGAGAACCTGAAAGAGCTGGTGCGCTCGATGGAGGAATTCGAGAACCTGCAAGGGTTCCTCGAACACATCTCGCTGGTGATGGACCGCGACAGCGGTGCCGACGAAGACGCGGTGTCGCTGATGACGCTGCATTCGGCCAAGGGGCTCGAATTCGACAACGTATTTTTGCCCGGCTGGGAGGAAGGCCTGTTCCCGAGCCAGCGCACGCTGGACGAACAGGGCCGCGCCGGGCTGGAAGAGGAGCGCAGGCTCGGCCATGTCGGCCTGACGCGCGCCCGCCGCCGCGCCATGATCTATTTCGCCACCAACCGCCGCATCCACGGCACCTGGTCGACCACGATCCCGTCGCGCTTCCTCGACGAGTTGCCGGCGGCCAATGTCGAGATCACCGAATCCAAGGGCGGCTCGGCCTGGGGCGGCACCGGCGGCTACGGCGCCTCGCGCTTCGACGACATGGAGGCGTTCGGCTCGACCTATTCGACGCCGGGCTGGCAGCGCGCCCAAGCCAACCGCAACCGGGGCGGCGGCCGCAATGGCGGCGGCGGAAGCGGGGGCTTCGAGGAAGAGGCCGCAACGTTCTCCTCGTCGTCACCAGGCCCTGATTTCGGCAGCTTCTCCCCGCGCCGGCGCGGACCGCTGACGATCGAGGGCGAACTGGTCGCCAAATCGACCGGCACGACCTCGGACTTCTCGCTGTCCGACCGTGTCTTCCACCAGAAGTTCGGTTACGGACACGTCACGAAGATCGACGGCAACAAGCTCACGATCCATTTCGACAAGGCCGGCGAGAAGAAGGTCGTGGACAGTTTCGTGCAGCGGGCGTGA